Proteins co-encoded in one Sebastes fasciatus isolate fSebFas1 chromosome 11, fSebFas1.pri, whole genome shotgun sequence genomic window:
- the pitrm1 gene encoding presequence protease, mitochondrial, whose product MFRQTKTVLHKLRFLSLNGRQHTWKLKSTSAKERACQYQPGQNIHGFTVREVVEVPDLFLTAVKLTHDKTGAQYLHAARDDSNNLFSVQLRTTPMDSTGVPHILEHTVLCGSQKYPCRDPFFKMLNRSLSTFMNAFTASDYTMYPFSTQNGKDFQNLLSVYLDAVFFPCLREQDFWQEGWRLENENPTDLNSPLVFKGVVFNEMKGAFSENERVYAQHLQNKLYPDHTYSVVSGGEPLAIPDLTWEQLKQFHATHYHPSNARFFTYGDLPLEQHLQQIEEEALSKFERINPNTEVPSQPHWGSPREDHVTCSPDAMAPDPARQDTLCVSYLLGDITDTFEGFTLSLLSSLMISGPNSPFYKALIEPKIGTDFSSVAGYDGSTKEASFSIGLQGMAEEDTERVKQIISQTIDDIIKEGFEEERIEALLHKIEIQMKHQSTNFGLSLASYIASSWNHDGDPVELLQLSDSVAEFRQALKENPRFLEDKVQHYFKENTHRLTLSMSPDEAYLEKQAKAEEEKLQKKIQALSDGDRKDIYEKGLELLAAQSKTQDASCLPALKVSDIEPTIPITPVQIGTAGGVPVQYCEQPTNGLVYFRAMCSLNTLPEDLRLYVPLFCSVITRMGCGTLDYRQQAQQKDLRTGGMSVSTQVTNDSTQLDMYEQGVLLFSSCLERNLPHMFQLWSDIFNRPHFDDEERLRVLVMMSAQELANGISYSGHMYAMTHAGRHLTPAGHLQETFGGMEQVQFMKRIAEMSDLSHVIRTLPRIKKHLLNPDNMRCAINATPQKMSDTSAQLESFMKDVADNRRTIKPVRTTIIERPLDPQDDRGLSRKLISELNFQPCQMKTFFQLPFPVNFVSESIRTVAFSHEDYASLNILARMMTAKFLHGEIREKGGAYGGGARMGGGLFTFYSYRDPNSVQTLSAFRKGVDWAKSGQFTQQDIDEAKLSVFSAVDAPVAPAGKGMGRFLSGVTDEMIQSHRERLFAVTHTSLVDVAERYLSAGQRTCGVSILGPENETIKKDPSWIVK is encoded by the exons ATGTTCCGGCAAACGAAGACGGTGCTGCACAAACTCCGATTTCTGAG TTTGAATGGACGGCAGCATACATGGAAGCTGAAGAGCACTTCAGCAAAAGAGAGAGCCTGTCAGTACCAACCAGGACAGAACATCCATGGCTTTACAGTCAGAGAG GTTGTGGAGGTCCCTGACTTGTTTCTCACAGCAGTGAAGTTGACCCATGATAAAACTGGAGCTCAGTACCTCCATGCAGCCAGAGATGATTCCAATAACCTCTTCAG TGTCCAGCTCAGAACGACCCCCATGGACAGCACAGGGGTCCCACACATCCTGGAGCACACGGTGCTGTGTGGATCTCAGAAGTACCCCTGCAGAGACCCTTTCTTCAAGATGCTCAACAGGTCCCTGTCCACCTTCATGAACGCGTTCACAg CCAGTGACTACACCATGTATCCATTCTCAACCCAAAATGGGAAGGACTTCCAGAATCTTCTGTCGGTCTATCTGGATGCAGTTTTCTTCCCTTGTTTACGAGAACAGGATTTCTG GCAGGAGGGCTGGAGGCTGGAGAATGAAAACCCCACAGATCTCAACTCCCCTCTGGTGTTTAAAGGAGTGGTGTTCAATGAAATGAAGGGGGCTTTT TCAGAAAACGAGCGTGTGTACGCCCAGCACCTCCAGAACAAGCTGTATCCAGACCACACCTACTCTGTGGTGTCAGGAGGAGAGCCTCTAGCCATCCCCGACCTCACCTGGGAGCAACTCAAACAGTTCCATGCCACACATTACCACCCCAGCAACGCCAG GTTCTTCACCTACGGAGATTTGCCGTTGGAGCAGCATCTGCAGCAGATTGAAGAGGAAGCTCTGTCCAAGTTTGAACGCATCAACCCGAACACTGAGGTCCCCTCCCAGCCACACTGGGGCAGCCCT AGAGAAGACCATGTGACCTGCAGCCCTGATGCGATGGCTCCAGATCCAGCCAGGCAGGACACGCTGTGTGTGAGCTACCTGCTGGGAGA CATCACTGACACGTTTGAAGGCTTTACTCTCAGCCTGCTGTCATCTCTAATGATCTCTGGACCAAACTCTCCCTTCTACAAGGCTCTCATTGAACCCAAGATAGGAACCGACTTCTCTTCTGTCGCAGG GTATGACGGCAGCACCAAAGAGGCTTCGTTCAGCATTGGACTGCAGGGAATGGCTGAGGAGGACACGGAGAGGGTGAAACAAATCATCAGTCAAACCATCGATGACATCATCAA GGAAGGCTTTGAGGAGGAAAGAATTGAGGCTCTCCTCCATAAGATTGAGATCCAGATGAAACACCAGTCCACAAACTTCGGCCTGTCTCTGGCCTCG TACATAGCATCATCGTGGAACCATGACGGCGACCcggtggagctgctgcagctcagtgACAGCGTTGCAGAGTTTAGACAAGCCCTGAAGGAAAACCCTCGCTTCCTGGAGGACAAAGTTCAGCACTACTTCAAG gaaaacacacacaggctgacCCTGTCCATGAGCCCAGATGAGGCCTACTTGGAGAAGCAGGCCAAGGCTGAGGAGGAGAAGCTCCAGAAAAAGATTCAGGCTTTGTCTGACGGTGACAGAAAAGACATCTATGAGAAAG GTCTGGAGCTGCTGGCTGCTCAGAGTAAAACTCAGGATGCCTCCTGTTTGCCTGCACTCAAAGTGTCTGACATTGAGCCCACAATACCCATCACTCCTGTTCAAATCGGCACTGCAG GAGGTGTACCAGTTCAGTACTGTGAGCAGCCCACCAACGGCTTGGTTTACTTCAGAGCCATGTGCAGTCTCAACACCCTGCCGGAGGACCTCAGGCTTTATGTCCCGCTCTTCTGCAGTGTCATTACCAG GATGGGCTGTGGAACTCTGGACTACAGGCAACAGGCCCAGCAGAAGGACCTGAGGACAGGGGGCATGTCTGTCTCCACACAGGTCACCAATGACTCCACCCAGCTGGACATGTACGAGCAG GGTgtcctcctgttctcctcctgcCTGGAGAGGAACCTTCCTCACATGTTTCAGCTGTGGAGCGACATATTCAACCG CCCCCACTTTGATGATGAGGAGCGCCTCAGAGTGCTGGTGATGATGTCAGCGCAGGAGTTGGCCAATGGGATCTCCTACTCTGGTCACATGTATGCCATGACCCACGCAGGCCGACACCTGACTCCAGCAGGACACCTTCAGGAGACTTTTGGTGGGATGGAACAG GTGCAGTTTATGAAGAGGATAGCTGAGATGTCAGACCTCAGCCACGTCATCCGGACACTACCCAGGATCAAAAAACACCTTCTCAACCCTGACAACATGAG GTGTGCAATCAACGCAACTCCACAGAAAATGTCTGACACCTCAGCACAGTTGGAGAGTTTTATGAAGGATGTCGCCGACAACAGAAGGACAATCAAACCTGTCAGAACTACTATTATTGAG AGACCACTAGACCCCCAGGATGACCGCGGACTGAGTAGGAAACTCATCTCT GAGCTGAATTTCCAGCCATGTCAGATGAAAACTTTCTTCCAGCTGCCTTTCCCCGTCAACTTTGTCAGCGAGAGCATTCGTACGGTGGCGTTCTCCCACGAGGACTACGCCAG TTTGAACATCTTGGCGAGGATGATGACGGCGAAATTTCTTCATGGAGAGATCCGGGAGAAGGGGGGAGCCTACGGGGGCGGGGCCAGGATGGGAGGAGGTCTTTTCACCTTTTACTCATACAG GGACCCGAACTCAGTGCAGACCTTGTCTGCGTTTCGTAAAGGTGTGGACTGGGCAAAGTCGGGACAGTTCACCCAGCAGGACATCGATGAAGCCAAACTGTCCGTCTTCTCAGCTGTTGACGCACCCGTGGCGCCCGCAGGCAAAG GAATGGGTCGCTTCCTCAGTGGAGTCACAGATGAGATGATCCAGAGTCACAGAGAAAGACTCTTCGCTGTCACTCACACAAGCCTAGTGGATGTGGCCGAAAG ATACCTCAGTGCTGGTCAGAGGACGTGTGGCGTTTCTATCCTGGGCCCGGAGAACGAGACGATTAAAAAAGATCCCTCATGGATTGTTAAATAA